A section of the Oceanidesulfovibrio indonesiensis genome encodes:
- the rpmJ gene encoding 50S ribosomal protein L36: MKVRPSVKKICSKCKIIRRNGVLRVICENPRHKQRQG, translated from the coding sequence ATGAAAGTCAGGCCTTCTGTGAAGAAGATTTGTTCCAAGTGCAAGATCATCCGGCGCAACGGAGTGCTCAGGGTGATTTGTGAAAACCCCAGACACAAACAGCGTCAAGGGTAA